The proteins below come from a single Ochotona princeps isolate mOchPri1 chromosome 13, mOchPri1.hap1, whole genome shotgun sequence genomic window:
- the LOC101529512 gene encoding vomeronasal type-1 receptor 90-like produces the protein MSSLKNVYFFQAGIGILANTFLLVFHIFTIHQIRRPRTTDMITCRLAFVHIVMLLTTQDILSADMFKSLGFPNELNCKLMLYVSRVSRGLSISTTCLLSIVQVITISPSSFYLSTFKQKLTKYAAIAFFCICCFTLCSNSSMIIYTVAHSNRTNLLNVSKYCSLTTINSIVRALYLMLALTQNIFFVGIMLLSSMYMVIFLCSHQRKSEYLHSMSISPRTSPAKRATCTVLVLVSFFVIMYCVDSIISFFSAVLWKYEPVVLGVQTLVGNMYATVSPLLLISSDKRIVVILKKVINMCQTFQELVK, from the coding sequence ATGTCATcactgaaaaatgtgtattttttccaagctGGCATTGGTATCTTAGCCAATAccttcctccttgtcttccacatcttcacaatCCATCAAATTCGTAGGCCTAGAACAACAGACATGATCACTTGTCGGCTGGCTTTTGTCCATATAGTGATGTTACTTACCACTCAAGATATTTTATCAGCAGATATGTTCAAATCCCTGGGATTTCCAAATGAATTGAATTGTAAACTTATGCTCTATGTGAGTAGAGTGTCTAGGGGTCTCTCCATCTCCACCACCTGTCTCCTGAGCATTGTTCAGgtcatcaccatcagtcccagctccttctactTGTCAACATTTAAACAGAAACTCACAAAATATGCTGCCAttgctttcttctgtatttgttGCTTCACCCTGTGTTCCAATAGCAGCATGATCATCTACACTGTGGCTCATTCCAACAGGACCAATCTACTCAATGTCAGTAAGTACTGCTCACTCACCACCATAAATTCCATTGTCAGGGCACTATACCTCATGCTTGCCTTGACCCAGAACATCTTCTTTGTAGGAATCATGCTGCTCTCCAGCATgtacatggtgattttcttatgtagccatcagaggaagtctgagtacctTCACAGCATGAGCATTTCCCCAAGAACCTCCCCAGCAAAAAGGGCCACCTGTACTGTCCTAGTGCTggtgagtttctttgtgattatgtatTGTGTGGATAGTATTATCTCATTCTTCTCAGCTGTATTGTGGAAATATGAACCTGTGGTCCTGGGTGTGCAGACACTGGTGGGAAACATGTATGCCACTGTCAGTCCTTTGTTGCTTATTAGCTCTGACAAGAGAATAGTTGTCATTTTGAAAAAAGTAATCAATATGtgccaaacatttcaagagttGGTAAAGTAA